The proteins below come from a single Mucilaginibacter mali genomic window:
- a CDS encoding OstA-like protein has protein sequence MRKLLLTSIILILAAAAMAQQKNTINLIDSKTGHGFKLNGQDVSVVINGVFQQKFSTLRADSTIIYPNTNIIDCYGHVVITQGDTLHVYADQLNYDDKTKIAILTNHVRMVDKDATLTTNLFNYNTATKYGTYVNGGKLVNKDNVLTSTNGYYDANTRDAYFRYNVVTTSPDALIKTDTMRYNSGSRITYFYGPTHIYGKKDKDTLYTENGTYNTKTEQAFFGKKNRYSQGTKSLKGDSLFYDKLKGYGKAIKNITFEDKEQKMILKGNLGEYFKAEDKAVITQKPYAILITEKSDSTKAVGSTQSAAGSKKTGEVAPGDSIIHAVVKTNLPKTLPTAKADSMAKAIAKNPAVKNAMPLVKDVKAADVNKAIDAVKKLSPGKADSLAKAIAKNPAVKNTVPLANNIKPADVNKALNAAKNLPPVSDKAVTNAIKNVNTALADTAKKNAKPVMAPKDSVKKSKTDTMYIGADTLETQVLTYKALKDLQEKRRLAGIRDTSIKPRKPFVPYTAKTMPKFLSADMPALIFEKPDYINRPLFPKPAPDTTQKKVAADAKKPAADGKAQANAKAATDKKPDAKPGVKLPVDKKKLQADSILKAKLHADSLKMAPKLSDSSRIRILSAHHNVKIFKSDLQGKADSLFYSSSDSVIRSYIKPMYWSQGAQISGDTINLAMKNKKADNMDIYPSAFIVHIEKSDSAFFNQVAGKRMRVFFKDSKISRATVNGNAEAIYFNRKKDKVTELTHSMASRIEVNMKNGEVTTAAFILKPEHHAINIKQAKDDDKILKGFIWKPKERPASKQDVINPKKPQPDEKDQPKKSAPGKASAKGAPVKGSPAKTPPIAGDSVKVAAPAAKEALVPSTGKSTATKTDSVKKVPVPLKRDSTAAKKDTAKKAQ, from the coding sequence GTGAGGAAACTGCTCTTAACGTCTATAATACTGATACTTGCCGCGGCTGCCATGGCCCAGCAAAAAAACACCATCAACCTGATTGATTCTAAAACGGGGCATGGTTTTAAATTAAATGGACAAGATGTGTCGGTGGTGATCAATGGGGTGTTCCAGCAAAAGTTCTCTACCCTGCGTGCCGATAGTACCATTATCTATCCCAACACCAATATTATAGATTGCTATGGTCATGTGGTAATTACCCAGGGCGATACGCTGCACGTATATGCCGATCAGTTAAACTACGACGACAAAACCAAAATAGCCATCCTGACAAATCACGTACGTATGGTTGATAAGGACGCCACGCTGACCACTAACCTGTTCAACTATAATACAGCCACTAAATATGGCACTTATGTAAATGGCGGCAAGCTGGTGAACAAGGATAACGTACTGACCAGCACCAACGGCTATTACGACGCCAATACCCGCGATGCCTATTTCAGGTATAACGTAGTAACCACCAGTCCCGACGCGTTGATCAAAACCGATACCATGCGCTATAACTCGGGCAGCCGCATCACCTATTTTTACGGGCCGACGCATATCTACGGAAAAAAGGACAAGGACACGCTGTATACCGAGAACGGCACCTACAACACCAAAACCGAGCAAGCATTCTTCGGCAAGAAGAACCGTTATAGCCAGGGCACCAAATCGCTAAAGGGCGATAGCTTGTTTTACGATAAACTGAAGGGCTATGGCAAGGCGATCAAAAACATCACCTTTGAGGATAAGGAACAAAAGATGATACTGAAAGGTAACCTCGGTGAGTATTTTAAGGCCGAGGATAAGGCGGTGATCACCCAAAAGCCTTACGCCATTTTAATTACAGAAAAGAGCGACAGCACTAAAGCAGTTGGCAGTACGCAGTCGGCAGCAGGCAGTAAAAAAACTGGCGAAGTGGCGCCGGGCGATAGCATTATACATGCCGTAGTAAAAACCAACCTGCCAAAAACATTGCCAACTGCCAAAGCCGATTCGATGGCTAAGGCGATCGCAAAGAATCCCGCTGTTAAAAATGCCATGCCGCTGGTTAAGGATGTGAAGGCCGCCGATGTGAACAAGGCTATTGATGCCGTAAAAAAACTATCTCCGGGCAAAGCCGATTCGCTGGCGAAAGCCATCGCTAAAAACCCTGCGGTTAAAAATACTGTACCATTGGCTAATAATATTAAACCAGCCGATGTAAACAAAGCCCTCAACGCCGCGAAGAACCTGCCGCCGGTAAGCGATAAGGCGGTTACCAACGCTATTAAAAATGTAAACACCGCATTGGCCGATACCGCGAAAAAAAACGCCAAACCGGTTATGGCGCCAAAAGATTCGGTTAAAAAGTCGAAGACCGATACCATGTACATTGGTGCCGATACACTGGAAACACAGGTGTTAACTTACAAAGCGCTAAAGGATCTGCAGGAGAAGCGCCGGTTAGCTGGCATCCGCGATACCAGTATTAAACCGCGCAAGCCTTTTGTGCCCTACACGGCCAAAACAATGCCTAAGTTTTTATCGGCCGATATGCCAGCGCTTATTTTTGAAAAGCCGGATTATATCAACCGGCCATTGTTCCCAAAACCAGCGCCCGATACTACACAAAAGAAAGTTGCAGCCGATGCAAAAAAACCGGCGGCAGATGGCAAAGCGCAGGCTAATGCCAAAGCGGCGACCGACAAAAAGCCCGATGCCAAACCCGGCGTTAAATTACCGGTAGATAAAAAGAAGCTACAGGCCGATTCTATACTAAAAGCAAAGCTGCACGCCGATTCGCTGAAAATGGCGCCGAAGCTGAGCGATTCCTCCCGCATCAGGATATTGAGCGCGCACCATAACGTAAAGATCTTTAAATCAGATCTGCAGGGTAAGGCCGATTCCCTGTTCTATTCAAGTTCCGATTCGGTGATCCGCAGTTATATCAAGCCGATGTACTGGTCGCAGGGCGCGCAGATCTCGGGCGACACCATTAACCTGGCCATGAAGAATAAGAAAGCCGATAATATGGATATTTATCCATCGGCGTTTATTGTGCATATCGAAAAAAGCGACTCGGCTTTCTTCAACCAGGTGGCAGGCAAGCGCATGCGGGTGTTTTTTAAGGATAGCAAAATATCGCGCGCTACGGTAAACGGCAACGCCGAGGCCATCTACTTTAACCGTAAAAAAGACAAGGTAACCGAACTGACCCACTCGATGGCCAGCCGCATTGAGGTGAACATGAAGAACGGAGAAGTAACAACCGCCGCGTTTATTCTTAAGCCCGAACATCATGCCATTAATATTAAGCAAGCTAAGGACGACGACAAGATCCTAAAAGGCTTTATATGGAAGCCCAAGGAGCGGCCCGCATCAAAACAGGATGTCATCAACCCTAAAAAGCCGCAGCCCGACGAAAAAGATCAGCCTAAAAAA
- the tilS gene encoding tRNA lysidine(34) synthetase TilS: protein MLPVQRFTHFIAQNRLFNAGSKILAAVSGGMDSVLMARLLAEAGYTFGIAHCNFQLRGAEADADQSFCRQLAQELNVEFHSINFDTANYAARHKISIQMAARQLRYQWFDQLSARHGYTTIALAHHQNDAIETILLNLTRGTGIAGLHGILPVNGKLVRPLLFLQRLEIADIISQNKIAYVEDSSNASAKYARNKIRLEVVPKLKELNPALEETFEHNLQHFRQLEQLLEAELDRQRLRFTGHDDELHLPIDAVKTMYPQQLLLYNLLKPYGFNREHADSIIASLDKHSGRLFESADYTLVLDRGTLILKKKSGAGLQGIGINEGCTEIIYGRFRLTLLHDDSPLVVRDNPMATSVDAALLVYPLIVRPWQPGDVFYPLGMTSKQKLSDFFVHQKTPLHQKNEVPVLVNGNGDIIWLGGYRLDNRYKVSDNTKKVTIFELYKTP from the coding sequence ATGCTGCCTGTGCAACGTTTCACCCATTTTATTGCCCAAAACCGGCTTTTTAATGCCGGTAGCAAAATATTGGCGGCGGTTAGCGGCGGCATGGATTCGGTGCTGATGGCCCGTTTATTAGCCGAAGCGGGGTATACTTTCGGCATAGCCCATTGCAATTTCCAGCTGCGCGGCGCCGAGGCCGATGCCGACCAAAGCTTTTGCCGTCAACTGGCGCAGGAACTGAACGTTGAATTTCACAGCATCAATTTTGATACGGCCAATTACGCTGCGCGGCATAAAATATCTATACAAATGGCTGCACGGCAACTGCGGTATCAATGGTTCGATCAGTTAAGTGCCAGGCATGGCTATACTACCATTGCTTTGGCACATCACCAAAACGATGCTATCGAAACAATATTGTTGAACCTTACCCGCGGCACCGGGATAGCCGGGCTGCACGGGATATTACCCGTTAACGGTAAGCTGGTGAGGCCCTTGCTTTTTTTGCAACGGCTGGAGATAGCCGATATCATCAGCCAAAATAAAATCGCCTATGTAGAGGACAGCAGCAACGCCTCGGCCAAATACGCCCGCAACAAGATCCGGCTGGAGGTAGTGCCAAAACTAAAAGAACTGAACCCCGCCCTCGAAGAGACCTTTGAGCATAACCTTCAGCATTTTCGCCAGTTGGAACAATTGCTGGAGGCCGAACTTGACCGCCAGCGCCTACGCTTTACCGGGCACGACGATGAACTGCACCTGCCCATCGATGCCGTAAAAACCATGTACCCGCAACAACTTTTGCTGTACAACCTGCTAAAACCCTACGGCTTTAACCGCGAACATGCCGATAGCATCATCGCATCGCTGGATAAGCATTCGGGGCGCTTGTTTGAATCGGCTGATTATACCTTAGTACTTGATAGGGGCACCCTGATCCTAAAGAAAAAATCCGGTGCCGGCCTGCAGGGCATCGGCATAAATGAAGGATGCACCGAAATAATTTACGGGCGCTTCCGTTTAACTTTACTGCACGATGATAGCCCGCTGGTGGTTAGGGATAACCCCATGGCCACATCTGTTGATGCTGCATTACTGGTATATCCGCTTATTGTGAGGCCCTGGCAGCCGGGCGATGTTTTTTACCCGCTGGGGATGACATCGAAGCAAAAACTGAGCGATTTTTTTGTGCATCAGAAAACCCCGCTGCATCAAAAAAACGAAGTGCCTGTGCTGGTAAACGGCAACGGTGATATTATTTGGCTTGGTGGTTACCGGCTTGATAACCGTTATAAAGTAAGCGATAACACTAAAAAAGTTACTATATTCGAACTGTATAAAACGCCATGA
- a CDS encoding DoxX family protein produces MKLLYKIDRLHRQAIHNKWMRYFTVFTRVALAAGFIPSGMVKIMGERFTSLSNNHPMGHYLEALSHTGYYYTFIGIAQVTAAILLLIPRTALLGVLLYFPIILNICILSLAVRFDGSLVSSPLMVMACLYLLCWYYDRLKYILPFKQPVAIINEPAPMAISNKFPAKFFAGAFAAVALLVLTIVTVFDIKPRNTMQDCTAQCPNSKNPQACMAFCDCIHNEGQPLDRALEEYHKAIDR; encoded by the coding sequence ATGAAATTACTATACAAGATAGACCGCCTGCACCGCCAGGCTATCCATAACAAATGGATGCGTTATTTCACCGTTTTTACCCGGGTAGCGCTGGCCGCCGGCTTTATCCCATCGGGCATGGTGAAGATCATGGGCGAGCGGTTCACTTCGCTATCCAACAACCACCCTATGGGGCATTACCTGGAGGCGCTGAGCCATACTGGCTACTATTATACCTTTATTGGTATTGCGCAGGTTACAGCGGCTATCCTTTTGCTGATCCCCCGCACGGCGCTGCTGGGTGTACTGCTTTACTTCCCAATCATCCTTAATATATGCATCCTCTCGCTGGCAGTGCGGTTTGACGGCTCTCTCGTTTCCTCTCCGCTGATGGTAATGGCCTGCCTGTACCTGCTGTGCTGGTATTACGACAGGCTGAAATACATACTCCCCTTTAAGCAGCCCGTTGCTATTATTAACGAACCAGCCCCAATGGCTATAAGTAACAAGTTTCCTGCTAAATTTTTTGCAGGGGCGTTTGCAGCTGTTGCCCTATTGGTGCTTACCATTGTTACGGTATTTGACATAAAGCCCCGCAACACCATGCAAGATTGCACCGCACAATGCCCCAACAGCAAAAATCCGCAAGCCTGCATGGCTTTTTGCGATTGCATCCACAATGAAGGCCAGCCGCTGGATAGGGCTTTGGAGGAGTATCATAAGGCGATAGATCGCTAA
- a CDS encoding PAS domain-containing sensor histidine kinase, whose amino-acid sequence MSSSNSLLSVSDKFLEGGGEMGALTRSFNWAATTLGHPDTWPQSLLATVSLILNSRFPMFLWWGPQLIQFYNDAYRPSLGNNGKHPTALGQAGEDCWPEIWPIIKPLIDQVLAGGESTWSEDQLIPIYRNNSLEDVYWTFSYSKVRDDKGDIAGVLVTCNETTEKVRSYNAIKRASQELELAVEAADLGTWDLNPKTGKFMGNTRLKEWFGLPPDEEIALGDALNSVIEADRDNVTEAITKATEKGSDGNYHIVYTIVNKKNKVQRVVEANGRAVFDSDGNATRLSGILQDVTDDYQIQQRKDEFISVASHELKTPITTLNASMQILQRLMKTDPTSDKVPMFINKANNNLNKLVRLLDDLLNVTRIQQGQLALNKTMFNLVDLIQDCTDHVRMNGEHEVILSGDNELMIYADYRRIDQVLVNLVNNAVKYAPQSKNIEIDISHTANFVTVSVRDHGIGINPDKLPHLFDRYYRVDALGHQFSGLGLGLYISSEIIGRHGGQIGVESQRGEGSRFWFTLPINEEEEV is encoded by the coding sequence ATGTCCTCAAGTAATAGCCTGCTATCGGTATCGGATAAGTTTTTGGAAGGTGGCGGCGAAATGGGGGCTTTAACCCGGTCGTTCAATTGGGCGGCCACCACGCTGGGGCATCCCGATACCTGGCCGCAAAGCCTGCTGGCTACGGTAAGCCTTATCCTTAACTCGCGTTTCCCTATGTTTTTGTGGTGGGGGCCGCAACTTATCCAATTTTATAATGATGCGTACCGGCCAAGCCTGGGCAATAACGGCAAGCACCCAACAGCATTGGGCCAGGCGGGCGAAGATTGCTGGCCCGAGATATGGCCCATCATCAAGCCATTGATAGACCAGGTACTGGCCGGCGGCGAATCGACCTGGAGCGAAGACCAGCTGATTCCCATTTATCGCAATAACAGTCTGGAGGATGTTTACTGGACCTTTAGCTATAGCAAGGTGCGCGATGATAAGGGCGATATTGCCGGTGTGCTGGTTACCTGTAACGAGACGACAGAGAAGGTACGATCGTACAATGCTATTAAAAGGGCCAGCCAGGAACTGGAGCTGGCCGTTGAAGCCGCCGACCTGGGCACCTGGGACCTGAACCCTAAAACCGGCAAATTTATGGGTAATACCCGGCTGAAAGAATGGTTCGGCCTGCCGCCTGATGAGGAAATTGCCCTCGGCGACGCGCTAAATTCTGTTATCGAAGCCGACCGGGATAACGTTACCGAAGCCATTACCAAAGCCACAGAAAAAGGCTCGGACGGGAATTATCATATTGTTTATACCATCGTCAATAAAAAAAACAAGGTGCAGCGGGTTGTAGAGGCCAATGGTCGCGCTGTGTTTGATAGTGATGGCAACGCTACCCGCCTGAGCGGTATTTTGCAGGATGTTACCGATGATTACCAGATCCAGCAGCGAAAGGATGAATTTATCAGCGTGGCCAGTCATGAGTTAAAAACGCCTATTACTACGCTAAATGCGTCGATGCAGATCTTGCAGCGGCTAATGAAGACCGACCCGACATCAGACAAGGTGCCAATGTTTATTAATAAGGCCAATAACAACCTTAACAAACTGGTGCGCCTGCTTGATGACCTGCTGAACGTTACCCGCATACAACAAGGTCAGCTGGCGCTTAACAAAACGATGTTTAATTTGGTTGATCTGATACAGGACTGCACCGACCACGTGCGCATGAACGGCGAACACGAGGTGATACTAAGTGGCGACAATGAGCTGATGATCTATGCCGATTACCGCCGTATAGACCAGGTGCTGGTAAACCTGGTGAACAACGCTGTGAAGTACGCCCCCCAATCAAAAAATATCGAGATAGATATCAGCCATACTGCCAACTTCGTCACTGTTTCCGTGCGCGACCATGGCATCGGCATCAACCCCGATAAGTTGCCACATTTGTTCGACAGGTATTATCGGGTGGATGCCTTAGGCCACCAATTCTCGGGGCTGGGTTTGGGCTTGTACATCAGTTCCGAAATTATCGGGCGCCATGGCGGGCAGATCGGCGTGGAAAGCCAGCGGGGCGAGGGTAGCCGGTTTTGGTTTACGCTGCCGATAAATGAGGAGGAGGAGGTTTAA
- a CDS encoding HAD family hydrolase has protein sequence MAADNAKFKKLLELSRGDYKAFLYDCDGTLADNMPAHTDTYIRIAANDGVDIDGALIDELAGWPIPEVVKEINKRYNSNFDPDKFAADKYELFYNEYIERIKPIEYVTDHLIAHAGKLKIGVVSGGTRQAIIKTLQVLGILDLVDVLVCAGETPNGKPFPDPFLLAARQLGVQPQECLVFEDGNPGVAAAKAAGMPWIRIDKV, from the coding sequence ATGGCTGCCGATAACGCTAAATTTAAAAAACTGCTTGAACTATCCCGTGGCGATTACAAAGCTTTCCTGTACGATTGCGACGGCACCCTGGCCGATAATATGCCCGCCCATACCGATACCTACATCCGCATTGCCGCAAATGACGGTGTTGATATTGACGGCGCCCTGATAGACGAACTGGCCGGCTGGCCCATCCCCGAAGTAGTTAAGGAAATTAACAAGCGCTATAATAGCAACTTCGATCCGGACAAATTCGCGGCCGATAAATATGAACTGTTTTACAACGAATATATCGAACGTATAAAACCCATCGAGTACGTTACCGACCATTTAATAGCCCATGCGGGTAAGTTAAAAATTGGCGTGGTATCGGGCGGCACCCGCCAGGCCATTATCAAAACCCTGCAGGTACTGGGTATACTGGACCTGGTTGATGTGCTGGTATGCGCGGGCGAGACGCCCAACGGCAAACCCTTCCCCGATCCTTTTTTATTAGCCGCCCGGCAACTGGGGGTACAACCGCAGGAGTGCCTGGTGTTTGAAGACGGCAACCCCGGCGTAGCAGCCGCAAAAGCTGCCGGTATGCCCTGGATAAGGATAGATAAAGTGTGA
- a CDS encoding tetratricopeptide repeat protein codes for MRLINYYPAYKLPAFNTRCAWIIVVFIFATTHLFAQHAPPSPFSAFKFLSDIPADKRVDSATEIYKSKYRRLNEAVLMAVLDSVQQLAQKLDDEPLEASVYLMRADYYSVNKGYNHQSIAYHQKAIDYTAAHYMPVENAVCLHKKGLYYFTFNHNIEACRYFLQGMDKFRQIGFSRIPNISTYILEQAKFYYSLKDYATAEPLLKSALQYPINNIRTKINVVNTIGLIHREFGRFPQAMDYFNKALKIARANKDSAWIGIMTGNIGSVYFMQGQYVKAIPYLVADYKASLKYAQFSNAAQTLLRLSNISVNSNRVKDAAAQLDSVEILIHKSPGEDVLALWVDVYKQREKLCQLTGQYRDAVNYAVKYETLKDSLSKRNSIAAIERVKLTWEAEKYRGQIDHLHTQADVEAFKRNAMVCIFFLLLIIVLLLFNRYRLNARREQEMLLLRKKRVDEKLKNAAEALQEYTENIKQNNAQIEKYKAEIAAFKTRSTTDKAGAEHLEKLMQAHIMTDESWSEFKKLFTKVHAGFFTRLRNDYPYLTDTDMRLLSLVKLGLNNREMANMLGITIEGIKKSKQRLRKKMQLPFDTDIEQTVAQL; via the coding sequence ATGCGCCTGATTAACTATTACCCTGCTTACAAGCTGCCGGCATTTAATACGCGTTGCGCATGGATAATAGTTGTTTTTATTTTTGCCACCACACACTTGTTCGCGCAGCATGCGCCCCCATCTCCTTTTTCTGCGTTTAAATTCCTTAGTGATATCCCTGCAGATAAGCGGGTTGATAGCGCCACCGAGATCTATAAAAGCAAGTATCGCCGCTTAAACGAAGCAGTGCTGATGGCCGTGCTCGATAGCGTGCAGCAACTTGCCCAAAAATTGGATGATGAACCTTTAGAGGCCAGTGTTTACCTGATGCGGGCCGATTATTACTCGGTAAACAAAGGTTATAACCACCAAAGTATAGCGTACCATCAAAAAGCCATCGATTATACCGCGGCACACTATATGCCGGTTGAAAACGCGGTATGCCTGCATAAAAAAGGCTTATACTATTTCACTTTTAACCATAATATTGAAGCTTGCCGGTACTTTTTGCAGGGGATGGACAAATTCAGGCAAATTGGGTTTAGCCGCATCCCCAATATATCTACCTATATATTAGAGCAGGCCAAGTTTTATTATTCGCTTAAAGATTATGCCACCGCCGAACCGTTGCTGAAGTCGGCCCTGCAGTACCCTATCAACAATATCCGCACAAAAATTAATGTGGTAAATACCATCGGCCTTATTCACCGCGAGTTCGGCCGGTTTCCGCAGGCGATGGATTATTTTAATAAAGCGCTTAAAATAGCCCGGGCAAATAAAGACAGCGCCTGGATAGGTATCATGACCGGCAATATCGGTTCGGTTTATTTTATGCAGGGGCAGTATGTCAAGGCTATACCCTACCTGGTTGCCGATTATAAGGCCTCGTTAAAATACGCCCAATTTTCAAACGCAGCGCAAACTTTGCTTCGCCTTAGCAACATTAGTGTTAATAGCAACCGTGTTAAAGACGCGGCCGCGCAACTGGATTCGGTAGAGATACTGATACACAAAAGCCCCGGCGAAGACGTACTGGCCCTATGGGTGGATGTTTACAAGCAAAGGGAAAAACTGTGTCAATTAACCGGTCAGTACCGCGATGCTGTTAATTACGCTGTTAAATATGAGACATTGAAAGACAGCCTTTCTAAACGTAACAGCATAGCCGCTATAGAGCGGGTTAAGCTAACCTGGGAGGCCGAAAAGTACCGCGGACAAATAGACCATTTACATACCCAGGCCGATGTAGAGGCGTTTAAGCGCAATGCCATGGTGTGTATATTCTTTTTGCTATTGATCATCGTCTTGCTGCTGTTTAACCGCTACCGGCTAAATGCCCGGCGCGAACAGGAAATGCTGTTGCTGAGGAAGAAGCGCGTGGATGAAAAACTAAAAAACGCCGCCGAAGCCCTGCAGGAGTATACCGAAAACATCAAACAAAACAACGCCCAGATAGAAAAGTACAAAGCCGAGATAGCTGCTTTTAAAACCCGGTCGACCACAGATAAAGCCGGCGCCGAGCACCTGGAGAAACTGATGCAGGCCCATATCATGACCGATGAGAGCTGGAGCGAATTTAAAAAGCTGTTTACCAAAGTGCACGCCGGTTTTTTTACCAGGTTACGGAATGATTACCCTTACCTTACCGATACCGACATGCGCCTGCTCTCGCTGGTAAAGCTGGGCCTCAACAATCGCGAAATGGCTAATATGCTGGGTATAACTATCGAGGGTATAAAAAAATCTAAACAACGCCTGCGTAAAAAGATGCAGTTACCATTTGATACAGATATCGAACAAACAGTCGCGCAATTGTAG
- a CDS encoding response regulator has translation MPKLNIYIVEDEPLISRILKQTVMRLGHSVCGSATSYHDAIDGLRQADADLIITDIMLEGDKTGVDLAHYINAHLKIPFIFQSSVIDEVIIDAALKTGPLMFVPKPLDRYALSDAISATYAKAVVYS, from the coding sequence ATGCCAAAGTTAAACATCTACATAGTTGAAGACGAGCCGCTTATATCGCGGATCCTGAAACAAACCGTGATGCGCCTGGGGCATAGCGTATGCGGTTCGGCCACATCCTATCACGACGCGATAGACGGCCTAAGGCAGGCTGATGCCGACCTGATCATCACCGATATTATGCTTGAAGGAGATAAAACCGGGGTAGACCTGGCACATTACATCAATGCGCATTTAAAAATCCCTTTCATTTTTCAATCTTCCGTTATCGACGAGGTAATTATTGATGCAGCGCTTAAAACAGGGCCTTTGATGTTTGTTCCTAAACCACTTGACAGGTACGCGTTATCAGATGCGATCTCAGCTACTTATGCTAAGGCGGTTGTGTATTCCTAA
- a CDS encoding 2-phosphosulfolactate phosphatase: MALDKKLEVCLTPALIHLYDVEQYVVVIIDIFRATSSICYGIENGAEAIIPVAEVEECLAYKEKHPDYLLAAERNGEVVKGFDFGNSPFSYTAEKVSGKTVVLTTTNGTQALYLSRKAKQIAIGSFLNLTALCNWLKTTNENILLVCAGWKYNFNLEDTLFAGAVIEQLKGDGYRLDDPALAANDLFQLGKQDIKQYLKKTSHSERLKQLGIEEDIAFCLNIDTTTAIPVLDGNQLIKLAL, translated from the coding sequence ATGGCTTTAGATAAAAAATTAGAGGTTTGCCTTACCCCGGCGCTGATACATTTATATGATGTTGAACAATATGTTGTAGTGATCATTGATATTTTCAGGGCTACCTCATCTATTTGCTACGGTATTGAAAACGGTGCCGAAGCTATTATCCCCGTGGCGGAGGTAGAGGAATGCCTGGCTTATAAGGAAAAGCACCCGGATTATTTATTGGCTGCCGAGCGCAATGGCGAGGTGGTAAAAGGCTTCGATTTCGGCAACTCGCCATTTTCATACACCGCCGAAAAGGTGTCGGGAAAAACCGTTGTACTCACCACTACCAACGGTACGCAGGCGCTGTACCTCTCGCGCAAGGCAAAGCAGATCGCTATCGGATCGTTCCTTAATCTTACCGCATTATGTAACTGGCTGAAGACCACTAACGAGAATATCCTGCTGGTTTGCGCGGGCTGGAAGTATAATTTTAATTTGGAGGATACGCTGTTTGCCGGTGCGGTGATCGAACAATTAAAGGGCGATGGTTATCGTTTGGATGATCCTGCCCTGGCCGCTAACGACTTATTCCAGTTGGGTAAGCAAGATATTAAACAGTATCTTAAGAAAACATCGCACAGTGAAAGGCTGAAACAACTGGGTATTGAAGAAGATATTGCCTTTTGCCTGAATATAGATACAACAACAGCCATCCCTGTTTTAGATGGGAATCAACTAATAAAACTGGCGCTTTAA
- a CDS encoding RNA polymerase sigma factor gives MTTATLMPDEKNSTILKAVTAYGKSLLSFIRRRVKTDADAEDILQDVWYQFSSVVNTGPIEQTGAWLYRVATNKITDKYRKRSETLLDDLFLDDEEGEDDEDTGFRAILLTEAKTPETEYMRNLFWDQLLLALDELPEEQKQVFIWHELDDIPFKVIAEQTGVNEQTLVSRKRYAVLHLRERLKQLYEEITQY, from the coding sequence TTGACAACAGCTACCCTGATGCCCGACGAAAAAAACAGCACTATCCTTAAAGCCGTTACGGCTTATGGTAAAAGCCTGCTGTCTTTTATCCGCCGCAGGGTAAAAACCGATGCCGATGCTGAAGATATCCTGCAGGATGTTTGGTACCAGTTCAGTTCGGTGGTGAATACCGGGCCTATCGAGCAAACAGGCGCGTGGCTATACCGGGTAGCCACCAACAAGATCACCGATAAATACCGCAAGCGGTCGGAGACCTTACTGGACGACCTGTTTTTAGACGATGAGGAAGGCGAAGATGACGAGGATACCGGTTTCCGAGCCATTTTGCTTACCGAGGCCAAAACACCTGAGACAGAATACATGCGCAACCTGTTTTGGGACCAGTTACTACTGGCGCTTGACGAACTGCCGGAGGAACAGAAGCAGGTTTTCATCTGGCACGAACTGGATGACATCCCCTTTAAGGTGATAGCCGAACAAACCGGCGTTAACGAACAAACCCTGGTATCGCGTAAGCGCTACGCGGTGCTGCATTTAAGGGAGCGGCTGAAGCAATTATATGAAGAGATAACACAATATTAA